A single window of Aspergillus puulaauensis MK2 DNA, chromosome 5, nearly complete sequence DNA harbors:
- a CDS encoding cupin domain-containing protein (COG:S;~EggNog:ENOG410PP4R;~InterPro:IPR014500,IPR014710,IPR011051,IPR013096;~PFAM:PF07883), with product MHWQTTQYLQSLSTNSSYIMTIQPPSEIQITSRQIPKWERIPNTSIQSKPLLIYHQAFDASADALSKHLDKIGEVSPSWVYTMYSQTHFHSTSHEVLGVVSGSARLCFGGEGNPDRFEPEVSKGDLIIVPAGVGHQLLSETGDSGSGSFKMVGAYPRGKSWDMCYGQPGEERTCRNIGNLDWFHGDPLYGEEGPALHV from the coding sequence ATGCACTGGCAAACTACACAGTATCTACAGTCTCTCTCTACAAACTCATCCTACATAATGACAATTCAACCACCCTCGGAAATCCAAATTACCTCCCGCCAAATCCCGAAGTGGGAGCGGATCCCGAATACATCCATCCAGTCCAAGCCTCTCTTGATCTACCACCAAGCCTTCGATGCTTCAGCCGATGCCTTATCGAAGCATCTTGACAAAATAGGCGAGGTCTCCCCAAGCTGGGTCTATACCATGTACAGCCAAACCCATTTTCATTCCACTAGTCACGAGGTTTTGGGTGTCGTTTCTGGCTCTGCGCGTCTTTGTTTCGGAGGGGAAGGGAACCCTGATCGGTTTGAGCCTGAGGTCTCTAAAGGGGATTTGATTATAGTCCCAGCTGGAGTAGGTCACCAGCTTCTTTCCGAGACTGGtgactctggctctggttcgTTCAAGATGGTTGGCGCGTATCCACGAGGCAAGTCTTGGGATATGTGTTATGGACAGCCAGGGGAAGAACGTACTTGTCGGAATATTGGGAACCTAGATTGGTTTCATGGGGACCCGCTGTATGGGGAAGAGGGCCCTGCATTGCATGTTTGA
- a CDS encoding mitochondrial K+-H+ exchange-related family protein (BUSCO:EOG092653VU;~COG:S;~EggNog:ENOG410PM3N;~InterPro:IPR018786;~PFAM:PF10173;~TransMembrane:1 (i130-149o)) yields the protein MTLRLFVVPISTRRALIYARLLRKDVSKERSILDRITDKAAQTWTQWEEADKGWKTHIVSWGNRVQQRIPYEEWGLKSIPSLSSQRRIDESHGTTRVDVLFPGNAIKEEKLIPMLHQLSKARQELHRRRMWWSFIAAPLTAPIALIPIIPNIPFFYLVYRGWSHWRALNGSKHLQFLVEKNLLNPISHPGLVELYAKRVSRTLEETQREIPAAEMVENVEKSDDRILLRTKDAKKLATILDAPGLALEAERAVIQVSEQLKAPEVSQQEKDGAKASEKKQK from the exons ATGACTTTGCGATTATTTGTTGTTCCGATCTCCACCAGAAGAGCCTTGATCTATGCCCGACTCCTGCGCAAGGATGTTTCGAAGGAGCGCTCCATTCTAGACCGGATCACCGACAAGGCGGCGCAGACTTGGACCCaatgggaggaggctgatAAGGGCTGGAAGACGCACATTGTGTCGTGGGGGAATCGAGTTCAGCAGCGGATACCGTATGAAGAATGGGGTCTCAAAAGCATTCCCTCGTTGAGCTCTCAACGGCGGATTGATGAATCACATGGAACAACACGTGTAGATGTCTTATTTCCAGGCAATGCgatcaaggaggagaagctgatCCCCATGCTGCATCAACTCTCGAAAGCACGACAAGAATTGCATCGACGGAGGATGTGGTGGAGCTTCATCGCTGCCCCCTTGACGGCGCCAATTGCCCTGATCCCTAT AATACCGAATATCCCATTCTTCTACCTCGTATATCGAGGCTGGTCACATTGGCGAG CTTTGAACGGGTCCAAACATTTGCAGTTTCTCGTCGAGAAGAATCTGCTAAATCCGATATCACACCCAGGACTAGTGGAACTATATGCGAAACGCGTCTCGCGCACTTTAGAAGAGACGCAACGCGAAATCCCAGCTGCAGAGATGGTCGAGAATGTAGAGAAGAGCGATGACAGGATATTACTTCGAACGAAAGATGCGAAGAAGCTTGCCACAATACTCGATGCACCTGGCCTTGCTCTAGAAGCGGAACGAGCCGTTATTCAAGTTTCAGAGCAGCTCAAGGCACCAGAAGTGTCTCAACAAGAGAAAGACGGCGCAAAGGCAtcggagaagaaacagaaataA
- a CDS encoding phospholipase D regulator (COG:S;~EggNog:ENOG410PJ0T;~InterPro:IPR037737;~TransMembrane:4 (i228-251o263-283i304-324o354-379i)) — protein MAQDAGEVRVQPPDSSLPPGDPLMEKSSAAEWTSSPSNHFPSGQNNDSPSMDPLHTESKDKATALSPVLSDQVEENAGPSPTWGSKLRTLPAWIRSFEYPPDDDIEANATSRLLPSQPNDALVAQHNHSPYATSKQSGYSTRGGSLEVDQERESRWKNFSKSTTYPREAGVEEKLVTPEWLAENYADYSQPWRGQLEPDENSDDPLKKKRRREIWFKRFHNTLLQSPIVPLIIRLTVWTFSLVALALGGSIQHLSGDFPRHQGPSALMAIIVDAVALVYLIYITWDEYTSKPLGLRSPAAKARLILLDIFFIVFDSANLSLAFASLSSAEGACTEAEINQMLIPKNDNICQRQIALASVLLIALIAWLITFAISVLRLVERVSTK, from the exons ATGGCCCAAGATGCGGGCGAAGTTCGAGTCCAGCCTCCTGACTCCAGCCTACCCCCGGGCGATCCGCTGATGGAGAAATCATCCGCCGCAGAATGGACTTCGTCGCCTTCGAACCATTTCCCCAGCGGGCAAAACAACGATAGCCCTTCCATGGATCCTCTACATACCGAATCGAAGGATAAAGCAACGGCTTTATCGCCAGTATTATCGGATCAAGTGGAAGAGAATGCCGGGCCTAGTCCAACATGGGGAAGCAAACTGCGGACACTGCCGG CCTGGATTCGATCCTTTGAATACCCACCCGatgatgatatcgaagccaACGCCACGTCCCGGCTATTACCTTCCCAACCCAATGATGCTCTCGTCGCGCAGCACAATCACTCGCCGTACGCAACATCCAAGCAGTCCGGCTATTCGACTCGTGGGGGAAGCCTTGAGGTTGATCAGGAGCGAGAATCACGGTGGAAGAATTTTTCCAAGTCCACGACATATCCTCGAGAAGCCGGTGTAGAGGAAAAACTCGTGACACCAGAATGGCTGGCAGAGAATTATGCCGATTACTCGCAACCCTGGCGCGGGCAGCTCGAACCCGATGAAAACTCCGACGATCCCCTCAAGAAGAAACGGCGACGCGAAATATGGTTCAAGCGCTTCCACAACACCCTTCTACAGAGTCCAATTGTGCCTCTGATTATCCGATTGACCGTGTGGACATTTTCCCTAGTAGCTTTGGCCCTTGGTGGCTCCATTCAACATCTTTCGGGTGATTTCCCCCGACACCAAGGACCTTCAGCCTTGATGGCGATCATTGTGGACGCCGTTGCCCTGGTTTACCTCATTTACATAACCTGGGATGAATATACATCTAAGCCGCTGGGGCTTCGCTCTCCAGCGGCTAAAGCACGACTCATtcttttagatattttctttattgtcTTTGACTCGGCCAACCTAAGTTTAGCTTTCGCGTCTTTATCGAGCGCGGAAGGCGCATGCACTGAAGCAGAAATCAACCAAATGTTGATCCCTAAGAACGACAATATCTGTCAGCGCCAGATAGCTCTGGCTTCTGTTCTACTAATTGCACTCATAGCTTGGCTCATCACATTTGCGATCAGTGTTCTCAG ACTTGTCGAGCGAGTGTCAACGAAGTAG